A region from the Beduinella massiliensis genome encodes:
- a CDS encoding TRAP transporter small permease subunit, with product MAAKKALDRLSSLLDKACGVVIVAMLGAMVLITTAQIVCRIAFTALTWSDEVTRYLLIWSTFLGATCVYRHGGNISITFVQEKLPRPAGKALRVLVHAICFVLFAVLFYFGTRYCLRLNKTATSLPIKMKYVYSCVPISMVILMLHALVMGLDELLAHPEKEVKA from the coding sequence GATAAGGCCTGCGGCGTGGTCATCGTCGCCATGCTGGGCGCGATGGTGCTCATTACCACCGCGCAGATCGTCTGCCGCATCGCGTTTACCGCGCTGACCTGGTCGGACGAAGTGACGCGCTACCTGCTGATCTGGTCTACGTTTTTAGGCGCCACGTGCGTCTACCGGCATGGCGGCAACATTTCCATCACCTTCGTTCAGGAAAAGCTGCCCCGCCCCGCCGGAAAGGCGCTGCGCGTGCTGGTGCACGCGATCTGCTTTGTGCTCTTCGCGGTGCTCTTTTACTTCGGCACGCGCTACTGCCTGAGGCTGAACAAGACGGCGACCAGTCTGCCGATTAAAATGAAGTACGTCTACAGCTGCGTGCCCATCAGCATGGTCATCTTGATGCTGCACGCGCTGGTGATGGGGCTGGACGAGCTCCTGGCGCATCCTGAAAAGGAGGTGAAGGCGTAA
- a CDS encoding TRAP transporter large permease subunit: MALLLFGVFILLLLLGVPVAFSICAAAAVTMFAGFGDAKMMIVVQRMFASCDSFSLIAVPFFIFAGDLLSKGKISKVLVEFCESLLGMIKGGLSVVSVLAGMFFAAISGSGAATTAAVGATLVPELKKRGYQEDSAAALVAAAGTIGVVIPPSVPMVLYAVIAEESVNRLFKAGFLPGALMGIMLIGIALFQAYRRDYPKGAPFSIKNILHRFVPAIGGILMPAIILGGIFSGYFTPSEAAAVAVVYAVLVSAFVYRDLTWKSLISTMLGSAKTSAVIMIIIACSGPFGWALANWKIPEAISMAVLSVSSNKYIILLLISLIILIAGVFMETSSAIIILTPVFLPLVRALGISTLHFGILFVVGIAIGMITPPVAINLFVATGITGLPIEKISKAVVPYLIGLIIIFLLIVYLPLLIPGLI; the protein is encoded by the coding sequence ATGGCGCTCCTGCTCTTTGGCGTGTTTATCCTGCTTCTGTTGCTCGGCGTGCCCGTCGCCTTCTCCATCTGCGCCGCCGCGGCGGTCACAATGTTCGCGGGCTTTGGCGACGCGAAGATGATGATCGTCGTGCAGCGCATGTTCGCGAGCTGCGATTCCTTCAGCCTGATCGCGGTGCCCTTCTTCATCTTTGCGGGCGACCTGCTGTCCAAGGGCAAGATTTCAAAGGTGCTCGTGGAGTTCTGCGAATCGCTGCTCGGCATGATCAAGGGCGGCCTCTCGGTCGTCTCGGTGCTCGCGGGCATGTTCTTCGCGGCGATCTCCGGCAGCGGCGCGGCTACGACCGCTGCCGTCGGCGCGACGCTCGTGCCGGAGCTGAAAAAGCGCGGCTATCAAGAGGATTCCGCCGCCGCACTGGTCGCCGCCGCCGGTACCATCGGCGTCGTCATTCCCCCCTCCGTCCCCATGGTGCTTTACGCCGTCATCGCGGAGGAGAGCGTCAACCGTCTGTTCAAGGCCGGCTTCCTGCCGGGCGCCCTGATGGGCATCATGCTCATCGGCATCGCGCTGTTTCAGGCGTATCGGCGCGATTACCCTAAAGGCGCGCCCTTTTCCATTAAGAACATCCTGCACCGCTTCGTTCCGGCAATCGGCGGCATCCTGATGCCCGCCATCATCCTGGGCGGCATCTTCTCCGGTTACTTCACGCCCTCCGAGGCGGCGGCGGTCGCTGTCGTCTACGCCGTGCTCGTCTCCGCGTTCGTATACCGCGATCTCACGTGGAAGAGCCTGATTTCCACGATGCTCGGCAGCGCCAAGACCTCCGCCGTCATCATGATCATCATCGCCTGCAGCGGCCCGTTCGGCTGGGCGCTGGCCAACTGGAAGATTCCCGAGGCCATCTCCATGGCGGTGCTGAGCGTCTCCAGCAACAAGTACATCATCCTGCTGCTCATTTCGCTCATCATCCTCATCGCGGGCGTGTTCATGGAAACCTCCTCTGCCATCATCATCCTCACCCCCGTCTTTCTGCCGCTCGTGCGCGCGCTGGGCATTTCAACGCTGCACTTCGGCATCCTCTTCGTGGTGGGCATCGCCATCGGCATGATCACTCCCCCGGTCGCGATCAACCTTTTTGTCGCGACGGGCATCACAGGCCTCCCGATCGAAAAGATTTCAAAGGCCGTCGTGCCTTATCTGATCGGCCTGATCATCATCTTTCTGCTGATCGTCTACCTGCCGCTGCTCATCCCCGGCCTCATTTAA
- a CDS encoding DUF6199 family natural product biosynthesis protein, whose protein sequence is MILTLLSGAAFSLLGLFLFIKPDLVWMLTERWKSYAADEPSDLYRKSTQLGGILFILLGLAMIVLPLVLQ, encoded by the coding sequence ATGATCCTGACCTTGCTGAGCGGCGCCGCTTTTTCCCTTCTCGGCCTTTTCCTCTTTATAAAGCCCGATCTCGTCTGGATGCTGACGGAGCGGTGGAAATCCTACGCCGCGGACGAACCCTCCGATCTTTACAGAAAGAGCACGCAGCTGGGCGGCATCCTATTTATCCTTCTCGGTCTTGCGATGATCGTTCTCCCTCTCGTGCTCCAATAG
- the asnA gene encoding aspartate--ammonia ligase, giving the protein MTGSYIPAGYQPTLSLYETQAAISLIKRTFQDALAGALSLKRVSAPLFVDPATGLNDDLSGVERPVSFDVPAAGIDAQVVHSLAKWKRMALYRYDFHVGKGIYTDMNAIRRDEELDNLHSIYVDQWDWEKVISAEMRTESMLRIAVNAIVGCICDAALIVRGRYPSLSTSLSREVSFITSQELEDLYPDLTPKEREHAYVRKHPTTFLSQIGGKLRSGQPHDGRAPDYDDWSLNGDILFYNPLLDCAFEVSSMGIRVDPQALDSQLTLAGCDARRSLTYHRMLLEGKLPLTMGGGIGQSRLCMLLLGKAHIGEVQSSIWDEETHRVCEAAGVTLL; this is encoded by the coding sequence ATGACCGGAAGCTATATCCCCGCAGGCTATCAGCCTACGCTTTCCCTTTACGAAACGCAGGCCGCCATCAGCCTCATCAAACGCACGTTCCAGGACGCCCTCGCCGGCGCCCTTTCGCTCAAACGCGTATCGGCTCCGCTGTTCGTCGATCCCGCCACAGGTCTCAACGACGACCTGAGCGGCGTCGAGCGCCCGGTCTCTTTCGACGTGCCCGCCGCGGGAATCGACGCGCAGGTCGTTCACTCTCTGGCGAAGTGGAAGCGCATGGCCCTCTACCGCTACGACTTTCACGTGGGCAAGGGCATTTACACCGACATGAACGCCATCCGCCGCGACGAGGAGCTGGATAACCTACACTCCATCTACGTCGATCAGTGGGACTGGGAGAAGGTCATCTCCGCCGAAATGCGCACGGAATCCATGCTGCGTATCGCGGTAAACGCCATCGTCGGGTGTATCTGCGATGCCGCGCTGATCGTCCGCGGGCGCTATCCGAGCCTTTCGACCTCCCTTTCGCGCGAGGTCTCCTTCATCACCTCGCAGGAACTCGAGGATCTGTACCCGGATTTAACGCCCAAGGAGCGCGAGCATGCGTACGTGCGCAAGCATCCGACGACCTTCCTCTCGCAGATCGGCGGCAAGCTGCGCTCCGGGCAACCGCACGACGGGCGCGCGCCGGACTACGACGACTGGTCGCTCAATGGCGACATCCTGTTCTACAATCCTCTTCTCGACTGCGCGTTCGAGGTGTCCTCCATGGGCATCCGCGTGGACCCGCAGGCGCTGGACAGCCAGCTTACGCTCGCGGGGTGCGATGCGCGCCGTTCCCTCACCTATCACCGAATGCTGCTGGAAGGAAAGCTTCCGCTCACCATGGGCGGCGGCATCGGCCAGTCCCGCCTTTGCATGCTGCTGCTCGGCAAGGCGCACATCGGCGAGGTGCAGTCCTCCATCTGGGACGAGGAAACGCACCGCGTCTGTGAGGCCGCAGGCGTAACGCTTCTATGA
- a CDS encoding rod shape-determining protein — protein sequence MRTIGFDLGDGESAVALLAQDSALQPRMFDFGGTHSVLSAVGLLDGEIVIGDAAYLAEGVQSLCVRFKSRFLDDKEAAFDLERFARGVLDALVRAGVSLDDAQVIVGCPAGWDAAARSRYRGLLTRAGFPGVSIVTESRAAFLYARGARDIQADPALLRENTLVVDIGSSTTDFAYIVKGREQGIGTFGNVRLGGGVLDACILREALLHSPDRRAIEAVFRECPSWYSYCEVEARKLKEIYFSNESAWSEDAPCTRTVRIYYDTPPLTLPLRLTPGTIRHILGSPVEALGERSFRQTLGEALCGARQITQDAPPRLLLLTGGASRMTFFREACQEAFPDAALVCCPEPECSIARGLAYAGRVDAMMAAFRAEIGALLEDGLVERTVRERLPGLARPLSAWLSQEMIERAALPVIDEWRNGRIERLSALDSMLAARIEQVLSQEEARAQLTAISRTWTEGVLQGLQSQLLPICARYSVPAEDMRLTNVAALPSPAVTPDMPGAFALDYIGTLVALIAGLIAGTLCGGSGVALVAAGPMGWLAGAILAMLAAFVGWTSARSLLRDANLPRPVRKLVPRSVLAWQMRGKQDELTRLLLASFSDEQGDFAQKLCASVSSSLKDAISRLVDEAQMQLE from the coding sequence ATGCGGACGATCGGTTTTGACCTGGGCGACGGGGAGAGCGCCGTCGCCCTGCTGGCGCAGGACAGCGCCCTGCAGCCGCGCATGTTCGACTTCGGCGGGACGCACAGTGTGCTTTCCGCCGTGGGCCTGCTGGACGGCGAAATCGTCATCGGCGACGCGGCCTACCTCGCGGAGGGTGTCCAAAGCCTCTGCGTGCGCTTCAAGAGCCGCTTTCTGGACGATAAAGAGGCGGCCTTCGACCTGGAACGCTTCGCGCGCGGCGTTCTCGACGCGCTGGTGCGCGCAGGCGTCAGCCTGGACGACGCACAGGTGATCGTGGGCTGCCCCGCAGGCTGGGACGCCGCCGCCCGCAGTCGTTACCGCGGCCTGCTCACGCGCGCGGGCTTTCCCGGCGTCTCCATCGTCACGGAATCCCGCGCCGCGTTTCTGTACGCCCGTGGCGCGCGGGACATACAGGCGGATCCCGCGCTGCTGCGCGAAAATACGCTCGTCGTGGACATCGGTTCCTCCACGACCGACTTCGCCTACATCGTCAAGGGACGCGAGCAGGGCATCGGCACGTTTGGAAACGTGCGGCTCGGCGGCGGCGTGCTGGACGCCTGCATCCTGCGCGAGGCGCTGCTGCACAGTCCTGACCGGCGGGCCATTGAGGCGGTCTTTCGCGAATGCCCAAGCTGGTACAGCTACTGCGAGGTGGAGGCGCGAAAGCTCAAGGAAATCTACTTTTCAAACGAATCGGCCTGGTCGGAGGACGCTCCCTGCACGCGCACGGTGCGCATTTATTACGACACGCCGCCGCTCACCCTGCCGCTTCGCCTGACGCCGGGAACGATCCGGCACATCCTCGGTTCCCCCGTCGAGGCGCTGGGCGAGCGTTCCTTCCGCCAGACGCTGGGCGAGGCGCTCTGCGGCGCGCGGCAAATCACGCAGGACGCGCCGCCCCGCCTGCTGCTGCTCACCGGCGGCGCGTCCCGCATGACCTTCTTTCGAGAGGCCTGTCAAGAGGCGTTTCCGGATGCCGCGCTCGTCTGCTGTCCAGAGCCCGAATGCTCCATCGCGCGCGGGCTCGCCTATGCGGGCCGCGTAGACGCGATGATGGCCGCTTTCCGCGCGGAGATCGGCGCGCTGCTCGAGGACGGGCTCGTCGAACGGACGGTTCGGGAGCGCTTGCCCGGCCTCGCGCGCCCGCTTTCCGCCTGGCTGTCGCAGGAGATGATCGAACGCGCCGCCCTGCCCGTAATAGATGAATGGCGAAACGGCCGCATCGAGCGTCTGAGCGCGCTGGACAGCATGCTCGCCGCCCGCATCGAACAGGTGCTTTCGCAGGAGGAAGCCAGGGCTCAGCTCACCGCCATCAGCCGCACATGGACGGAGGGCGTCCTGCAGGGCCTGCAAAGTCAGCTTCTGCCCATCTGCGCGCGCTACAGCGTGCCCGCGGAAGACATGCGTCTGACGAACGTCGCCGCTCTGCCGAGCCCTGCCGTCACGCCGGACATGCCGGGCGCGTTTGCGCTCGACTACATCGGTACGCTCGTCGCCTTGATCGCCGGGCTCATCGCCGGCACCCTATGCGGCGGAAGCGGCGTGGCGCTGGTCGCGGCCGGTCCCATGGGCTGGCTCGCCGGCGCGATTCTGGCGATGCTCGCCGCGTTTGTCGGCTGGACGAGCGCGCGCTCTCTCCTGCGCGACGCCAACCTGCCCCGCCCCGTGCGCAAGCTCGTGCCCCGTTCTGTGCTGGCCTGGCAGATGCGCGGCAAGCAGGACGAGCTCACAAGGCTGCTTCTCGCCTCTTTTTCCGACGAGCAGGGAGACTTTGCACAAAAGCTGTGCGCCTCCGTTTCGAGTTCCCTTAAAGACGCGATCTCCCGGCTCGTGGATGAAGCGCAGATGCAGCTCGAATAG
- a CDS encoding alpha/beta fold hydrolase, with the protein MKAALIVLGALLLLCFAAAVVLFQTMLTRRKTTEPGEDDEKKESSAWLTYRRYALVCKRELLKRPHEEIAITSFDGLKLKARYFPADRPDGRIALCIHGYTSTGLNEFAAFSRFYLDQGVGLLLPDDRAHGESEGKVIGFGWRDRLDVKQWCELLAERFGPECRILLHGVSMGAATVMMASGESLPPEVKGIVSDCGYTSAWDEFATQMKKMFHLPVYPILPMASLVCRLRGGYTFRECSALRQLPKAKVPFLFIHGGDDGFVPTEMVYRVYEACPTDKELLVVKGAAHALSYHTDPVSYEAALVRFIRRIGME; encoded by the coding sequence ATGAAGGCGGCGCTGATCGTGCTGGGGGCTTTGCTGCTCTTGTGCTTCGCTGCCGCAGTCGTGCTCTTTCAGACGATGCTGACGCGCCGCAAGACGACCGAGCCCGGCGAGGACGACGAAAAGAAGGAATCGAGCGCGTGGCTCACGTACAGGCGGTACGCGCTTGTCTGCAAGCGGGAACTGCTCAAGAGGCCGCACGAGGAGATCGCGATTACGTCCTTTGACGGGCTGAAGCTGAAGGCGCGGTACTTTCCGGCGGATCGTCCGGACGGGCGCATCGCCCTTTGCATTCACGGCTACACGAGCACGGGGCTCAACGAGTTCGCGGCGTTTTCAAGGTTTTATCTGGATCAGGGCGTCGGTCTGCTGCTGCCCGACGATCGGGCGCACGGCGAAAGCGAGGGAAAGGTCATCGGCTTTGGCTGGCGCGACAGGCTGGACGTGAAGCAATGGTGCGAGCTCCTCGCCGAACGTTTTGGGCCTGAATGCCGCATCCTGCTGCACGGCGTCTCCATGGGGGCGGCGACGGTCATGATGGCGTCCGGAGAATCGCTGCCGCCGGAGGTGAAGGGCATCGTCTCCGACTGCGGCTACACCAGCGCCTGGGATGAATTTGCGACGCAGATGAAGAAGATGTTTCATCTGCCGGTCTACCCGATCCTGCCCATGGCCAGCCTCGTGTGCCGCCTGCGCGGCGGCTATACGTTCAGGGAGTGCAGCGCGCTGAGACAGCTCCCCAAGGCAAAGGTGCCCTTCCTCTTTATTCACGGCGGGGACGACGGCTTCGTGCCGACCGAGATGGTCTACAGGGTCTACGAAGCGTGTCCGACGGACAAGGAATTGCTGGTGGTGAAGGGCGCGGCGCATGCGCTGAGCTATCACACGGATCCCGTTTCGTACGAGGCGGCGCTTGTCCGCTTCATACGGCGGATTGGAATGGAATAA
- a CDS encoding inositol monophosphatase family protein, translating to MEALLQKVCAVARAAGARMLEAGALSIHEKEGHANFVTDLDEAVQAQVIEALTPLVPGAQFVAEEKRNEAVTAGCAWVIDPIDGTQNFISGLRHSAVSIALLDGGSPVLGAVYDPYADELFSARTGGGAFLNGSPIAVSSRGLSRAVIFFGTAPYNLELTDQSFAAAKAIFRACCDVRRSGSAALDLCAVAAGRSEGYFELRLSPWDYAAGSLLVQEAGGRVGALSPDVWGFERPIGVLAAPAQTYGALEELIQNAREGGAL from the coding sequence ATGGAAGCACTGCTACAGAAGGTGTGCGCCGTCGCCCGTGCGGCGGGGGCGCGCATGTTGGAAGCCGGAGCGCTCAGCATCCATGAAAAAGAGGGGCACGCGAACTTCGTGACCGATTTGGACGAGGCCGTTCAAGCGCAGGTGATCGAGGCGCTGACCCCGCTCGTACCGGGCGCGCAGTTCGTCGCGGAGGAAAAGCGCAACGAGGCCGTGACGGCGGGCTGCGCCTGGGTCATCGATCCCATCGACGGCACGCAGAATTTCATCAGCGGCCTGCGCCACAGCGCGGTCTCCATCGCCCTGCTGGACGGGGGAAGCCCGGTGCTGGGCGCGGTGTACGATCCCTATGCGGACGAGCTGTTTTCGGCGCGGACGGGCGGCGGCGCATTCCTCAACGGCAGCCCCATTGCCGTGAGCTCGCGCGGGCTTTCCCGCGCGGTGATCTTTTTCGGCACCGCGCCGTATAATCTGGAGCTGACGGATCAGTCGTTTGCGGCGGCTAAAGCGATCTTCCGCGCCTGCTGCGACGTGCGCCGCTCCGGCAGCGCGGCGCTGGACCTGTGCGCGGTCGCCGCGGGGCGGAGCGAGGGGTATTTTGAGCTTCGCCTTTCGCCTTGGGATTACGCCGCCGGGTCGCTGCTCGTGCAGGAGGCGGGCGGACGCGTAGGCGCGCTTTCGCCGGACGTATGGGGCTTTGAGCGGCCGATCGGTGTATTGGCCGCGCCCGCGCAGACATACGGCGCGCTCGAAGAGCTCATTCAAAACGCGCGCGAAGGGGGCGCGCTATGA
- a CDS encoding DUF4180 domain-containing protein, whose translation MEIKTFPCGGRSVAVVNAGEAVIKSGQDALDLMMTVKYESGCEAIVLGKEAFAPAFFTLSSGLAGEVLQKFVNYRVKLAIYGDFTGYKSKPLQDFIRESNKGKNIFFAPDEASAVEMLAGA comes from the coding sequence ATGGAAATAAAGACATTCCCCTGCGGCGGACGTTCGGTTGCCGTCGTAAATGCGGGCGAAGCCGTCATAAAGAGCGGTCAGGACGCGCTTGACCTGATGATGACGGTCAAATATGAAAGCGGGTGTGAGGCGATCGTCCTGGGCAAGGAGGCGTTCGCGCCGGCGTTTTTCACGCTTAGCAGCGGGCTTGCGGGTGAGGTCCTGCAAAAGTTTGTGAATTACAGGGTGAAGCTTGCGATCTACGGGGATTTTACCGGTTACAAAAGCAAGCCCCTGCAGGACTTTATTCGGGAAAGCAATAAAGGCAAGAACATCTTTTTTGCCCCGGACGAAGCTTCGGCGGTCGAAATGCTGGCCGGAGCCTGA
- the rsgA gene encoding ribosome small subunit-dependent GTPase A has product MKTILGTVLSQHHELYSVLCEETGREMRARVAGKLAHRLRSAADFPVVGDRVALDRDEDIQGDAVILEILPRRSLLLRTAAGPKRYSQPIAANLDVLFICTSLNQELRQRRLERYLAAARGAGIAPVIVLTKADLCAEAGARRAQVAQDNPGVQILCCSAKDGADVRQVRARIGTGQAAFVGSSGVGKSTLLNALIGEDALRTSAVREEDARGRHTTTHRQLVRLPGGGAVIDTPGMREFALDESDVDAAFEDIEALAASCRFADCAHGQEPGCAVRRAVESGAIERGRYENYLKLRREEERRGRRGREKRR; this is encoded by the coding sequence TTGAAGACCATTTTGGGAACAGTTTTAAGCCAGCACCACGAACTCTACAGCGTACTTTGCGAAGAAACCGGGCGCGAAATGCGCGCCCGCGTCGCGGGCAAGCTCGCCCATCGGCTGCGGTCAGCTGCGGATTTCCCCGTCGTGGGGGATCGCGTCGCGCTCGACCGCGATGAGGACATCCAGGGTGACGCCGTCATTTTGGAGATTCTGCCGCGGCGCAGCCTGCTGCTGCGCACGGCGGCGGGCCCGAAGCGATACAGCCAGCCCATCGCCGCCAATCTGGACGTGCTGTTCATCTGTACGTCGCTCAATCAGGAACTGCGCCAACGCCGGTTGGAGCGATACCTCGCCGCAGCGCGCGGTGCGGGCATCGCACCGGTGATCGTGCTCACCAAGGCCGATCTATGCGCGGAGGCAGGCGCGCGACGGGCTCAGGTCGCACAGGACAATCCGGGCGTTCAAATCCTCTGCTGCTCCGCAAAGGACGGGGCAGATGTGCGGCAGGTGCGCGCGCGCATCGGGACGGGGCAGGCGGCGTTCGTCGGCTCTTCCGGCGTGGGAAAATCCACGCTTTTAAACGCGCTGATCGGGGAGGACGCCCTGCGCACCAGCGCCGTCCGCGAGGAGGACGCGCGTGGCCGCCACACCACGACGCACAGGCAGCTCGTTCGCCTGCCGGGCGGCGGCGCGGTCATCGACACGCCGGGCATGCGCGAATTCGCGCTGGACGAGAGCGACGTGGACGCCGCGTTTGAGGACATCGAAGCGCTGGCCGCTTCGTGCCGGTTTGCAGACTGCGCGCACGGGCAGGAACCCGGCTGCGCGGTGCGCCGGGCGGTGGAAAGCGGCGCGATCGAACGCGGACGCTACGAAAATTACCTGAAACTGCGCCGGGAGGAGGAAAGGCGAGGCCGGCGTGGAAGGGAGAAAAGGAGATAA
- a CDS encoding GNAT family N-acetyltransferase has product MQVRIAREADAQALCVLNREFNGEGTASAHQIARALRESTEEIAVLALEADEPAGFLCARCIRSLCYRDPSGQIAELYVREAYRRRGFAAEMLRLAERELSRRGVREVFLLTGGNNAAAQAFYASSGYAPEDERMFIKCL; this is encoded by the coding sequence ATGCAGGTAAGGATTGCGCGCGAAGCGGACGCGCAGGCGCTGTGTGTTCTCAATCGCGAGTTTAACGGGGAAGGAACCGCGAGCGCACACCAGATCGCCCGCGCGCTTCGGGAAAGCACGGAGGAGATCGCCGTGCTGGCGCTGGAGGCGGACGAACCCGCCGGGTTCCTGTGTGCGCGGTGTATTCGCTCCCTTTGCTATCGCGACCCCAGCGGACAGATCGCGGAGCTGTACGTCCGGGAGGCGTACCGGCGAAGGGGTTTCGCGGCAGAGATGCTGCGCCTGGCGGAGCGGGAGCTGTCGCGGCGCGGCGTCCGCGAAGTCTTTTTGCTCACGGGCGGAAATAACGCGGCAGCCCAGGCGTTTTACGCGTCCAGCGGATACGCGCCGGAGGACGAGCGAATGTTCATAAAGTGCCTGTAG
- a CDS encoding SDR family oxidoreductase, with protein MKNPINTDLHGKVAVVTGAGGVLCSSFSKVLARAGAKVALLDLNEAAAAGFAAEIEAEGGVAKAYKCNVLDKDMCKAVAEQVKAGLGPCDVLVNGAGGNNPRATTDKEYYEEGDLDADTKSFFDLEASGVEFVFNLNFLGTLLPTQAFAAQMVGRKGCSIVNVSSMNAFCPLTKIPAYSGAKAAVSNFTQWLAVHFSRAGIRVNAIAPGFFVTKQNEKMLFHDDGTPTPRTGKILAATPMGRFGKAEELDGALLFLLNEEAASFITGVVLPIDGGFSAYSGV; from the coding sequence ATGAAAAATCCGATCAATACCGACCTTCACGGGAAGGTGGCGGTGGTAACGGGCGCGGGCGGCGTGCTTTGCAGCAGCTTTTCCAAGGTGCTCGCGCGCGCGGGCGCGAAGGTCGCGCTGCTCGACCTCAACGAAGCGGCGGCGGCGGGTTTTGCCGCAGAGATCGAGGCGGAGGGCGGCGTCGCGAAGGCGTACAAGTGCAACGTGCTGGACAAGGACATGTGCAAGGCGGTCGCGGAGCAGGTGAAGGCCGGCCTCGGTCCCTGCGACGTGCTCGTCAATGGCGCGGGCGGCAACAATCCGCGCGCGACGACGGACAAGGAATATTACGAGGAAGGCGACCTGGACGCGGACACGAAGAGCTTCTTCGATTTGGAAGCCTCCGGCGTGGAGTTCGTATTCAACCTCAACTTCCTGGGCACGCTGCTGCCCACGCAGGCGTTCGCGGCGCAGATGGTCGGCCGCAAGGGCTGCTCCATCGTCAACGTCAGCTCTATGAACGCCTTCTGCCCGTTGACGAAGATTCCCGCCTATTCCGGCGCGAAAGCGGCGGTTTCTAACTTTACCCAGTGGCTTGCCGTGCACTTCTCCAGGGCGGGCATTCGCGTCAATGCCATCGCTCCGGGCTTTTTCGTGACCAAGCAGAACGAAAAGATGCTCTTTCATGACGACGGCACGCCGACGCCGCGTACGGGGAAGATCCTCGCCGCCACGCCCATGGGCCGCTTCGGCAAGGCGGAGGAGCTCGACGGCGCGCTGCTGTTCCTGCTCAACGAGGAGGCGGCGTCCTTCATCACGGGCGTCGTGCTGCCCATTGACGGCGGCTTCTCGGCCTATTCCGGGGTGTAA
- the uxuA gene encoding mannonate dehydratase yields MKMSFRWYGETDPVTLSQIRQIPGMRSIVSAVYDVRPGEVWPEESIARLKQLCEEAGLVFDVVESIPVHEDIKLGRDTRDRYIDVYKENIRRVARCGVKCVCYNFMPVFDWTRTQLDKVGADGSTSLVMYMDQLRGLDPLNDGLSLPGWDSSYEKDEMRALFAAYQEVGEAGLWRNLEYFLKAVIPVAEACGVMMAIHPDDPPYPIFGLPRIITCEENLDRFLKLVDSPANGLTLCTGSLGCASSNDVVRMVRKYSAMGRIHFMHIRNVKNMEDGSFEERAHLSSCGSLDMYEIVRALVETGFDGYVRPDHGRMIWGETGKPGYGLYDRALGATYLNGLFEACEKQKRRD; encoded by the coding sequence ATGAAAATGTCATTTCGCTGGTATGGCGAGACGGACCCGGTGACGCTTTCGCAGATTCGCCAGATTCCGGGCATGCGCAGCATCGTGAGCGCCGTGTACGACGTGCGCCCCGGCGAGGTGTGGCCGGAGGAGAGCATCGCCCGCCTGAAGCAGCTCTGCGAGGAAGCGGGGCTCGTCTTCGACGTGGTGGAGAGCATTCCCGTACACGAGGACATCAAGCTTGGCCGCGATACGCGCGACCGCTATATCGACGTGTACAAGGAAAATATCCGCCGGGTGGCTCGCTGCGGCGTGAAGTGCGTCTGCTACAACTTCATGCCGGTGTTCGACTGGACGCGCACGCAGCTGGACAAGGTGGGTGCGGACGGCTCCACGAGCCTGGTCATGTACATGGATCAGCTGCGCGGGCTCGATCCCCTGAACGACGGGCTGTCCCTGCCGGGCTGGGATTCCAGCTACGAAAAGGACGAGATGAGGGCGCTGTTCGCGGCTTATCAGGAGGTCGGCGAGGCGGGGCTTTGGCGGAATCTCGAATACTTCCTCAAGGCCGTCATCCCGGTGGCGGAGGCGTGCGGCGTCATGATGGCCATCCATCCCGACGACCCGCCCTATCCCATCTTCGGCCTGCCGCGCATCATCACCTGCGAGGAAAACCTGGACCGCTTCCTGAAGCTGGTGGACAGCCCGGCCAATGGCCTGACGCTCTGCACCGGCAGTCTCGGGTGCGCGAGCAGCAACGACGTCGTGCGCATGGTGAGAAAGTACAGCGCCATGGGCCGCATTCACTTCATGCACATCCGCAACGTAAAGAACATGGAGGACGGCAGCTTCGAGGAGCGCGCGCACCTCTCCTCCTGCGGCAGCCTGGACATGTACGAGATCGTCCGCGCGCTGGTGGAGACGGGCTTTGACGGCTACGTGCGCCCGGATCACGGCAGGATGATCTGGGGCGAGACGGGAAAGCCGGGCTACGGCCTGTACGATCGGGCATTGGGCGCCACGTACCTGAACGGCCTGTTCGAGGCCTGCGAAAAGCAAAAGCGCAGGGATTAA